The following coding sequences are from one Rhineura floridana isolate rRhiFlo1 chromosome 2, rRhiFlo1.hap2, whole genome shotgun sequence window:
- the OIP5 gene encoding protein Mis18-beta codes for MAVRRQLRLLFQEPQLGNAIMVERTGPGTKNCHHKQQTAKTLENPGERLPGARGLRLEDCMLYQCRSCRAVLGDSLHLCAQEEKLRLLVCFKVTNDVVVEDKLMVCIEGDLIGCTYNLLYCRSCEAGIGFRLYCSKPLAYLRGFFCLLKEGIVCYLLKTKTTVEASKMTCPPVSLKEHVQKLKESLVLVHMRIEQMIKKLEEINQKKIVAEKQGYKARLHGQASGSSRRKLNN; via the exons ATGGCAGTACGGAGGCAGCTGCGGCTACTTTTCCAGGAGCCCCAGCTGGGCAACGCAATCATGGTGGAGCGGACGGGACCTGGGACAAAGAACTGTCACCATAAACAGCAAACCGCAAAGACTCTGGAGAATCCCGGAGAGCGGCTCCCGGGCGCTAGGGGGCTCAGGCTGGAGGACTGCATGCTCTATCAGTGCCGGAGTTGCCGTGCAGTGCTAGGAGACTCACTTCATCTTTGCGCCCAGGAGGAGAAGCTCCGCCTTCTCGTTTGCTTCA AAGTCACTAATGATGTTGTTGTGGAAGATAAACTGATGGTCTGTATTGAGGGAGACCTCATTGGATG TACCTACAACTTGTTGTACTGTCGGTCTTGTGAGGCTGGCATAGGCTTCAGACTCTACTGTTCAAAACCACTGGCTTACCTGCGAGGCTTCTTCTGCCTTTTGAAGGAGGGTATTGTATG TTACTTGTTAAAAACTAAAACCACAGTTGAAGCCTCAAAGATGACCTGTCCTCCAGTGAGCCTAAAGGAACATGTACAAAAA CTAAAGGAGAGCCTTGTCCTAGTGCACATGCGTATAGAACAGATGATTAAGAAACTAGAAGAAATAAACCAGAAGAAGATTGTGGCTGAGAAGCAGGGCTACAAAGCAAGACTACATGGCCAAGCATCTGGGAGTTCAAGGAGGAAGCTGAACAATTAG